The following coding sequences lie in one Rutidosis leptorrhynchoides isolate AG116_Rl617_1_P2 chromosome 6, CSIRO_AGI_Rlap_v1, whole genome shotgun sequence genomic window:
- the LOC139855410 gene encoding uncharacterized protein, whose amino-acid sequence MASVQVESAAATQTLDDKKEVETMPKEVTQVPPEEKTTAVVDAPPPPPEEEEVSETKEEQVVEPKTSNEVVQEETKEETKEATKEETKEATEKEIPVEVEAETTAVEEGTPVAADTETEEPVKEEEKPAAATQAAEEKTE is encoded by the exons ATGGCTAGTGTTCAG GTTGAATCAGCAGCTGCAACACAGACATTGGATGATAAAAAAGAGGTTGAAACCATGCCAAAAGAAGTAACACAAGTGCCACCAGAGGAGAAAACCACCGCCGTGGTGGATGCTCCTCCTCCGCCACCTGAGGAGGAGGAAGTATCAGAGACCAAGGAAGAACAAGTTGTGGAGCCGAAGACTAGTAATGAGGTTGTACAAGAAGAAACAAAAGAAGAAACAAAAGAAGCAACAAAAGAAGAAACAAAAGAAGCAACAGAAAAAGAGATTCCGGTCGAAGTAGAGGCGGAGACCACTGCTGTTGAGGAGGGAACACCGGTGGCAGCTGATACTGAGACAGAGGAGCCTGTCAAAGAAGAAGAAAAGCCGGCTGCCGCCACTCAAGCGGCAGAGGAGAAAACAGAGTAA
- the LOC139854544 gene encoding E3 ubiquitin-protein ligase UPL5-like, translating to MTLIDCGVQQQQQQQQQHIKRKFDDYIEDDDEQQLLLLSSDSVVRMRKPNPSSFTSYSDNSVTNVNTSTNHQFNHTTNCSNFQHEFARVSSSSTQNPIVYNPPNHIQFFVRTLSPLSSSNNGTLVLHAKPTDTVESIHDQIQSITGIPVTAQRLIYGGKQLQFDDSLAQCRITKDSELQLVGRMRSAKHPEAWIIIDGLESLICRLCKGETLGVRDKPVSSRLEEYVELVSDKTTIDTAIKYLHIFHSSSIPAALVMLYVSPIYANKGYANEAIQVFFKSYRKLLEDDKAKLPIYIEFAPIVLRFCKLLATAVTHDDLLYTFCRNYLASMMEYVKLGMIVNTFDVTSSIYKKADITVQDIFPFVNQIATQLSRDLVSSMESVVNSGLLASDVLAFSSFLRSLRVAIIDQVSFGGTFVPMQHIHKLPWCSDEIKCLYTLFHDLLAKMQMCLDKVEDYITVRKDKGDVGWDQYLSILRELFYIAQLYQGAEESFWTSFRHNKVSLCYLIVTYAKRGEDYTWIFEHKELTDFESRRHLVMMLLPDVKDEYEDLLEMLIGRSQLLAESFEYISGAEPKTLQGGIFMEFKNEEATGPGVLREWFFLVCQAIFDPQNALFVACPNDRRRFFPNPASKVDPMHLKYFKFAGRVIALALMHKMQVGIVFSRAFFLQLAGLEVCLEDIKDADPYLYHSCKQILDMDPREVDEDALGLTFVWEVEELGSVKVLELLPNGKHITVNSRNRKEYVDLLIKHQFVTSVAQQVSKFAQGFADIVTNHKLCFKGLEHEDLDGMLRGSESSISVDDWKAHTEYNGYYETDPQISWFWKIVGEMTAEQRNVLLFFWTSIKYLPVEGFRGLASRLYIYKSNETIERLPSSHTCFYRICFPAYPSMDVMKQRLNVITQEHVGCSFGTW from the exons atgacTCTAATCGATTGTGgcgttcaacaacaacaacaacaacaacaacaacacatcAAACGAAAATTCGACGATTACatcgaagatgatgatgaacaacaATTGCTACTATTATCATCTGATTCCGTCGTCAGGATGAGAAAACCTAATCCATCTTCTTTTACTTCTTATTCTGATAATTCTGTCACTAATGTTAATACTAGTACTAATCATCAATTCAATCACACCACCAATTGCTCCAATTTTCAGCATGAATTTGCTAGGGTTTCTTCTTCGTCTACTCAAAACCCTATCGTTTATAATCCTCCAAATCACATCCAATTCTTCGTTCGTACCTTGTCACCCCTCAGTAGCAGTAACAACGGAACCCTAGTTCTTCACGCTAAACCTACTGACAccgtcgaatcaatccacgaccaaatTCAGTCGATTACTGGTATTCCGGTAACCGCACAGCGTTTAATTTACGGCGGGAAGCAGCTTCAATTTGACGACAGTTTGGCTCAGTGTAGGATCACTAAGGACTCTGAATTACAATTGGTTGGTCGTATGCGAAGTGCTAAGCATCCAGAAGCATGGATAATCATTGATGGTTTAGAATCCTTGATTTGTAGGCTGTGTAAAGGTGAAACTTTAGGTGTTAGAGATAAGCCTGTTAGTTCGAGACTCGAAGAATATGTTGAGTTGGTTAGTGATAAAACTACGATCGATACTGCTATCAAATACCTCCATATTTTTCATTCTTCTTCTATCCCTGCAGCCCTTGTAATGCTTTACGTGTCACCTATTTATGCGAACAAAGGTTATGCTAATGAGGCTATTCAGGTTTTTTTCAAGTCGTACAGGAAACTACTCGAAGATGACAAAGCCAAGCTTCCTATTTATATAGAATTTGCACCTATAGTGTTACGGTTTTGTAAATTGCTTGCTACGGCTGTTACTCATGACGATCTTTTATATACATTCTGTCGAAATTATCTAGCATCAATGATGGAATACGTTAAGTTGGGCATGATTGTAAATACTTTTGATGTTACTAGCTCTATTTATAAAAAGGCCGACATAACTGTTCAAGATATATTTCCGTTTGTAAATCAAATTGCAACTCAGTTATCACGGGATTTGGTTTCCAGCATGGAATCTGTTGTCAATAGCGGTCTTTTAGCGAGTGATGTCTTAGCTTTTTCATCGTTTCTACGTTCTCTAAGGGTTGCAATCATTGATCAGGTGTCTTTTGGCGGGACATTCGTACCAATGCAACACATTCACAAACTCCCTTGGTGCAGTGACGAAATTAAGTGTCTATATACACTCTTTCATGATTTGTTGGCAAAGATGCAAATGTGCCTCGATAAAGTTGAGGATTATATCACGGTCAGGAAAGATAAAGGAGATGTGGGATGGGATCAGTATCTTTCTATATTGAGGGAATTGTTTTATATTGCTCAATTATATCAAGGTGCAGAAGAAAGCTTTTGGACAAGTTTCAGACATAATAAGGTTTCTCTGTGTTATCTGATTGTGACATATGCCAAGAGAGGTGAGGATTATACTTGGATTTTTGAACATAAGGAACTTACTGACTTTGAATCCAGGAGGCATTTGGTTATGATGTTGCTTCCAGATGTGAAGGATGAGTACGAGGACCTCCTTGAAATGCTTATCGGCAGATCACAGTTGCTGGCTGAATCTTTCGAGTATATTTCAGGAGCAGAACCTAAGACATTGCAAGGTGGAATATTTATGGAGTTCAAAAATGAGGAAGCTACTGGCCCTGGTGTACTACGGGAATGGTTTTTCTTGGTGTGTCAAGCTATCTTTGATCCCCAAAATGCCCTTTTTGTTGCTTGCCCCAATGATCGAAGAAGATTCTTTCCTAATCCAG CTTCTAAGGTGGATCCGATGCACCTTAAATATTTCAAGTTTGCAGGCAGGGTAATTGCCCTAGCCTTGATGCACAAAATGCAAGTTGGGATCGTATTCAGCCGGGCATTCTTTTTACAATTGGCTGGTCTCGAGGTCTGTTTGGAAGATATAAAGGATGCAGATCCATATTTGTATCATAGCTGCAAACAGATATTGGACATGGATCCTCGTGAAGTGGATGAAGATGCCCTTGGTCTGACATTTGTTTGGGAGGTTGAAGAGTTGGGATCCGTGAAAGTATTGGAGCTTTTGCCCAATGGAAAACACATTACAGTGAATAGCAGAAATAGGAAAGAGTATGTTGATCTTCTCATCAAACATCAGTTTGTGACGTCCGTTGCCCAGCAGGTAAGTAAATTTGCTCAAGGATTTGCAGATATAGTTACAAATCATAAGTTGTGTTTCAAAGGGTTAGAGCATGAAGATCTTGATGGGATGTTACGTGGGAGTGAAAGTTCTATATCTGTCGACGATTGGAAGGCGCATACGGAATATAATGGCTATTATGAGACTGATCCTCAGATATCCTGGTTTTGGAAG ATTGTTGGGGAAATGACAGCCGAGCAACGGAATGTTCTTCTCTTTTTTTGGACATCGATAAAGTATCTACCAGTAGAGGGCTTTCGCGGTTTAGCTTCAAGGCTATACATTTACAAGTCCAATGAAACTATTGAACGTCTTCCTTCTTCTCACACATGCTTCTACCGAATCTGTTTTCCTGCTTACCCATCAATGGACGTTATGAAACAACGCCTAAATGTTATCACTCAGGAACATGTTGGCTGCAGCTTTGGAACATGGTGA